From the Prunus dulcis chromosome 4, ALMONDv2, whole genome shotgun sequence genome, one window contains:
- the LOC117625863 gene encoding protein RISC-INTERACTING CLEARING 3'-5' EXORIBONUCLEASE 1-like: MEISSKPGDPLRGFHNVMCDGTKVVTEIVSDHGSIHLCLYLITQNIRDFKDMVVGFDTEWTFVDAGTGKIEARVVLIKLFSCIGCVLIRLDHKSGPVCPSLKKFLIMKDVIFVGIQIKEDLVKLRENFGIDIRNVVELTELAANVLRKPRLFACGPRDLAREVLKVGVEQRPQDVIWTSWAEESLTPEQIECATIDAYLTYKTGKKLLSKD; the protein is encoded by the coding sequence ATGGAAATATCTTCCAAACCTGGAGACCCACTGCGAGGCTTCCACAACGTAATGTGCGATGGCACGAAAGTGGTCACCGAGATCGTCTCCGATCACGGCTCGATCCACCTCTGCCTCTACCTCATAACCCAAAACATCCGCGACTTCAAAGACATGGTTGTTGGGTTCGATACAGAATGGACTTTCGTCGACGCAGGCACTGGAAAAATCGAAGCTCGCGTCGTCCTCATCAAGCTCTTCTCCTGCATTGGCTGCGTCCTCATTAGATTGGATCACAAGTCGGGCCCGGTTTGCCCGTCTCTCAAGAAATTTCTCATCATGAAGGATGTGATATTTGTCGGGATCCAGATCAAGGAGGATCTGGTGAAGTTGAGGGagaattttgggattgatatTAGGAATGTGGTGGAGCTGACTGAGCTGGCTGCCAATGTGCTTCGAAAGCCGCGGCTTTTCGCGTGTGGCCCTAGGGATCTGGCAAGGGAGGTTTTGAAGGTTGGGGTTGAGCAGAGGCCGCAGGATGTGATATGGACGAGCTGGGCTGAGGAGTCGCTTACGCCGGAGCAGATTGAGTGCGCCACCATTGATGCTTATCTTACTTACAAAACTGGGAAGAAGTTGTTGAGCAAAGATTGA